The Pseudomonas leptonychotis genomic sequence AGCGACATAGGCCGAAAAAAACTGCTTGGCCTTCTCCGCCCACAGGCCGATATACAGCGCACGCACACTGACGAACACGAACAGGGCGACGGTGATCAGGGCGCCGACCATGCCCAGCTCTTCGGCCAGCACGGCAAACACGAAGTCGGTATGCGCTTCCGGCAGGTAGAACTGCTTCTGCACGCTGTTACCCAGGCCAACGCCGAACCACTCACCACGACCGAAGGCGATCAAGGCCTGGCTCAGCTGGTAGCCGGCGCCGTACTGATCCGCCCAGGGGTCAACAAAGTTGGTCAAGCGCTCCAGGCGATAGGCCTGGCTGGTCATCACCAGCACACCCAAACCGAGTACGCAGGCCGCCAGCGGAATAAAACGCAGCAGGTTAACCCCGCCCAGAAACAACATGGCGATGGCCGCACCAACCAGCACCACGGTCGCGCCGAAGTCCGGCTCGGCCAGCAGCAAGGCTGCAATTGGACCCAGCACCAGCATTGGTTTGATAAAGCCGGTGAGCTTCTCGCGTACTTCCGTCTGACGGCGCACTAGGTAGGCGGCGATAAACATCACGCTAAACAGCTTGGCCAGTTCGGACGGTTGCAAGTTGAAAATGCCCAGGCCGATCCAGCGCTTGGCACCGTTTACTTCACGACCAATACCCGGCAACAACACCAGAATCAACAGCACCACTGCGGCTAAGAGCAACATGCCGCTGTAACGCTGCCACAGCGCCATCGGCACCAGAAGCGTGACCAGCGCTGCACTAATACCGATGGCCAGATAAATCAAATGACGAATCATGTGGTACAGCGGATTGCCCGTCTGCACTGCCGCCACTTCCGAGGACGCCGAGGTGATCATCACTAGGCCCAAGCCCAGCAAGGCCAGGCAACCGGCGAGTAACGGGAAATCAATGTCGATACCACGACGCGTATGCAGCGGCGAAGGCACGGCGAGCAGACGGGCAAGCATCATTGCAAACCCTCCACAGCCTGAGCGAACAGACGGCCGCGCTCTTCAAAGTTCTTGAACATATCCAGGCTGGCGCAGGCCGGCGACAGCAGCACTGCATCGCCCGCCTCGGCCAGCTCGGCAGCACGCTGGACTGCCTCCTCCAGGGTCTTGACCCGGATCAACGGCGCGGCGTCGACCAGTGCGTCAGCCAGCAGTTCAGCATCACGACCCAGCAACACCACGGCGCGACAGAATTTTGCGACCGGCGCGCGCAGTGCAGAGAAGTCCGCGCCCTTGCCATCGCCACCAGCGATCAGCACCAGCTTGCCGCTGATATCCGCACCCAGGCCTTCGATGGCGGCCAGCGCGGCACCGACGTTGGTGGCTTTTGAGTCGTCGTAGTAACTCACGGCGCTGCGCTCGCCCACCCACTGGCAGCGGTGCGGCAGACCAGCGAACTGCTTGAGGGTTGCCAACATGGGTTCGAACGGCAGCCCCACAGCATGGCCCAGCGCCAGCGCGGCCAAGGCATTGGATTGGTTGTGCGCACCGCGAATCTTCAACTCGCGCACTGGCAGCAGCGCCGCGAACTGATAGCCCAGGCACTTCTCGCCGTTTTCCTCAATCAAACCAAAGCGCTTGAAGTCCGGCTTGCCCAGGCCGAAGTACCAGCACGGCAGTTGATCGGCCACCAGCGGACGCGACAGCGCGTCGTCGCGGTTCACCACCACCTGCCGCGCGCCACGGAAGATGCGGTGCTTAGCCAGGTGATAAGCCGGCAGATCGGCGTAGCGATCCATATGGTCTTCACTGATATTCAGGCAGGTCGCCACTTCAGCGTTGAGCTGGTCGGTGGTTTCCAGCTGGAAGCTCGACAGTTCCATGACATACAACTCGACTTCGTCACTAAGCAAGTCCAGCGCCGGGGTACCGAGGTTGCCACCGACGGCGACCTTCTTGCCGGCTGCTGCGGCCATCTCACCGACCAGGGTGGTCACGGTGCTCTTGGCGTTGGAGCCAGTGATCGCCACGATCGGCGCCTTGGCATAGCGGGCGAACAGGTCGATATCACCGGACAGCTTCACGCCGCGCGCAGCCGCCGCTTGCAACGCCGGGGTGGCGATGGCCAGGCCGGGGCTGATCAGCAGTTCGCTGGCGCGGCAGAGGAAGTCCACGTCCAGCTCGCCGCAACGCACTTCCACCTGCGGGAACTGCTCACGCAAGGTGGCGAGCTCCGGCGGGTTGGCACGCGTATCGACCACGGCAAACGACAAGCCCTGGCGTGCGAGAAAACGCACCAGGGACATGCCGCTCTTGCCGAGGCCGACAACGATGCGGAAGTGGTCAGAAGCGATCAGGGTCATGGGTTCCTCAACGCAGTTTCAGGGTGGCAAGGCCGATCAGCACCAAAATCACGGTGATGATCCAGAAGCGCACGATCACGCGCGGCTCGGGCCAGCCTTTCAATTCAAAGTGGTGGTGGATCGGCGCCATGCGGAACACGCGCTTACCGGTCAACTTGAAGGACGCGACTTGAATGATCACCGACAGGGTTTCCACCACGAAGATGCCGCCCATGATGAACAGCACCACTTCCTGGCGAACGATGACCGCGATGGTGCCCAGGGCCGCGCCGAGGGCCAGTGCGCCGACGTCACCCATAAATACTTGTGCCGGGTAGGTGTTGAACCAGAGGAACCCCAGGCCTGCGCCAACCAGGGCGGCGCAGAACACGATCAGCTCGCCCGCGCCCGGTACATAGGGAATAAACAGGTATTCGGCAAACTTCACGTTGCCCGACAGATAGCAGAAGATCCCCAGCGCGCCGCCGACCATCACGGTAGGCAGAATCGCCAGGCCATCCAGGCCGTCGGTGAGGTTGACTGCGTTGCTAGAACCGACGATCACGAAGTAGGTCAACACCACGAAGCCCAGGCCCAGCTCCAGGCTGAAGTCCTTGAGCATCGGCAGAATCAGGGTGGTCTCCACCGGGCTCTGCGCAGTCATAAAGAGGAAGAGCGCGGCACCCAGGCCGAACACCGACTGCCAAAAATACTTCCAGCGGCTCGGCAGCCCCTTAGAATTCTTCTCGATCACCTTGCGGTAGTCATCGACCCAACCAATGGCACCGAACAACAAGGTCACGGTGAGCACAGTCCACACGTAGCGATTGGACAGGTCAGCCCAAAGCAGCGTGCTGATGGCAATGGCCGAGAGAATCAACGCGCCACCCATGGTCGGCGTGCCCTTCTTCGACAGATGTGACTGCGGGCCATCATTGCGCACCGACTGGCCAATCTGACGAATCTGTAGGGTGCGGATCATCCACGGGCCCAGCCACAGCGACAGCGCCA encodes the following:
- the murD gene encoding UDP-N-acetylmuramoyl-L-alanine--D-glutamate ligase, which encodes MTLIASDHFRIVVGLGKSGMSLVRFLARQGLSFAVVDTRANPPELATLREQFPQVEVRCGELDVDFLCRASELLISPGLAIATPALQAAAARGVKLSGDIDLFARYAKAPIVAITGSNAKSTVTTLVGEMAAAAGKKVAVGGNLGTPALDLLSDEVELYVMELSSFQLETTDQLNAEVATCLNISEDHMDRYADLPAYHLAKHRIFRGARQVVVNRDDALSRPLVADQLPCWYFGLGKPDFKRFGLIEENGEKCLGYQFAALLPVRELKIRGAHNQSNALAALALGHAVGLPFEPMLATLKQFAGLPHRCQWVGERSAVSYYDDSKATNVGAALAAIEGLGADISGKLVLIAGGDGKGADFSALRAPVAKFCRAVVLLGRDAELLADALVDAAPLIRVKTLEEAVQRAAELAEAGDAVLLSPACASLDMFKNFEERGRLFAQAVEGLQ
- the mraY gene encoding phospho-N-acetylmuramoyl-pentapeptide-transferase is translated as MLLLLAEYLQQFHKGFAVFQYLTLRGILGVLTALALSLWLGPWMIRTLQIRQIGQSVRNDGPQSHLSKKGTPTMGGALILSAIAISTLLWADLSNRYVWTVLTVTLLFGAIGWVDDYRKVIEKNSKGLPSRWKYFWQSVFGLGAALFLFMTAQSPVETTLILPMLKDFSLELGLGFVVLTYFVIVGSSNAVNLTDGLDGLAILPTVMVGGALGIFCYLSGNVKFAEYLFIPYVPGAGELIVFCAALVGAGLGFLWFNTYPAQVFMGDVGALALGAALGTIAVIVRQEVVLFIMGGIFVVETLSVIIQVASFKLTGKRVFRMAPIHHHFELKGWPEPRVIVRFWIITVILVLIGLATLKLR
- the ftsW gene encoding putative lipid II flippase FtsW; the encoded protein is MLARLLAVPSPLHTRRGIDIDFPLLAGCLALLGLGLVMITSASSEVAAVQTGNPLYHMIRHLIYLAIGISAALVTLLVPMALWQRYSGMLLLAAVVLLILVLLPGIGREVNGAKRWIGLGIFNLQPSELAKLFSVMFIAAYLVRRQTEVREKLTGFIKPMLVLGPIAALLLAEPDFGATVVLVGAAIAMLFLGGVNLLRFIPLAACVLGLGVLVMTSQAYRLERLTNFVDPWADQYGAGYQLSQALIAFGRGEWFGVGLGNSVQKQFYLPEAHTDFVFAVLAEELGMVGALITVALFVFVSVRALYIGLWAEKAKQFFSAYVAYGLAFLWIGQVLINIGVNVGLLPTKGLTLPFLSYGGSSLVICCVSLALLLRIEWERRTQLGNEDVDFKESDFFEGQPAEEVQHAR